Proteins from a genomic interval of Crassostrea angulata isolate pt1a10 chromosome 7, ASM2561291v2, whole genome shotgun sequence:
- the LOC128191264 gene encoding tetratricopeptide repeat protein 29-like, which produces MSHYVLQCSLKLSQGNDRVLEGQAAYRLGQAYDKIGEGETALEYLNNYLDTCNATKDSDGIGKACDAIAKSYARQGKLEKSIDYLMKFVEVTEQSGEEKGLSKACHNLGNIFNSLGRYEEATEYFSKAYNIARSMGDLESINTNRVQYGISMAHKMLKGLSEHIVMGTRPALERLCEWKDARTDDFKKPFPEPKVEEPPAPSAPKEEPEKPASEKAESSKGEEAS; this is translated from the exons ATGTCTCATTATGTTTTACAATGTTCCTTAAAATTATCACAGG GCAATGACAGAGTTCTTGAGGGACAGGCTGCTTACAGATTGGGACAGGCCTACGATAAAATTGGAGAGGGTGAAACTGCTTTAGAg TACTTAAACAACTACTTGGATACATGTAATGCAACCAAGGATAGTGATGGTATTGGTAAAGCATGTGATGCCATCGCCAAATCCTATGCAAG GCAAGGTAAACTAGAGAAAAGTATAGACTATCTGATGAAATTTGTGGAGGTCACGGAACAGAGTGGGGAGGAGAAAGGCCTCAGTAAAGCTTGTCATAATCTGGGAAATATATTTAATTCTCTG GGTCGGTATGAAGAAGCTACTGAGTATTTCAGTAAGGCTTACAACATAGCCCGATCCATGGGAGACCTAGAATCCATCAACACAAACAGAGTCCAGTATGGCATCTCCATGGCACACAAGATGTTGAAGGGACTGAGCGAGCACATCGTCATGGGAACCCGCCCGGCCCTAGAGAGGCTCTGTGAGTGGAAGGATGCTAGAACAGACGACTTTAAGAAGCCTTTCCCTGAGCCAA AAGTAGAGGAGCCCCCTGCACCATCAGCGCCTAAAGAGGAACCTGAAAAGCCTGCCTCTGAAAAAGCGGAGTCAAGCAAGGGAGAGGAAGCAAGCTAA